The following are encoded together in the Triticum dicoccoides isolate Atlit2015 ecotype Zavitan chromosome 6B, WEW_v2.0, whole genome shotgun sequence genome:
- the LOC119326422 gene encoding uncharacterized protein LOC119326422, with amino-acid sequence MAAPPPKPEHSVPTNWHRTAYRLRNRVVRDTSNRKPAPSRYDNGIEIKHDLTWQTPTCARVALEHYNNMNQGDEHEMVKAMSSHVFVFNGIWFHANFLAKRKGATTCVDLVPKYFFAELKIVGTKKLSCVSCVKLDPGDPKNIGGCSLCYENIMHPAGGGYHGTQPRSVRHAPGGLQISFKF; translated from the exons ATGGCTGCTCCTCCGCCCAAGCCCGAGCACTCCGTCCCTACTAATTGGCATCGCACTGCGTACAGACTCCGCAACCGCGTCGTCCGGGATACCAGCAACCGCAAGCCCGCCCCCAGTCGCTACGACAACGG GATAGAAATTAAGCATGATCTAACATGGCAAACTCCGACGTGTGCACGTGTGGCTTTGGAACACTACAACAACATGAATCAG GGGGACGAGCATGAGATGGTTAAAGCAATGAGCAGTCATGTATTTGTCTTCAATGGTATCTGGTTCCATGCAAATTTCCTTGCTAAGCGAAAAGGAGCCACCACCTGTGTTGATCTCGTCCCCAAGTACTTCTTTGCTGAATTGAAAATCGTGGGGACGAAGAAACTATCTTGTGTTTCATGTGTTAAGCTTGACCCAG GTGATCCCAAAAACATTGGTGGTTGTAGCCTGTGCTATGAGAATATCATGCATCCTGCTGGCGGTGGATACCACGGTACCCAACCTCGATCTGTTCGACATGCTCCTGGTGGCCTACAGATTTCATTCAAGTTCTGA